One genomic region from Alteromonas pelagimontana encodes:
- a CDS encoding COG4648 family protein codes for MRAGLMNNFSQARHTGVITLLLVGFTIAYPAIVYLNLESVRPQWFAIILLSVLALRLVFVGKIKSRTDSIATAFAGTFCVAIILFDSVVLLKFYPVMMNAGMGLMFLLSLKDQQTLIEKFARASGSTVPEQARDYLRALSMVWGVLLLGNGAVAAYTALFASLSTWALYNGIISYLLLAGFALMELSYRGYYKKRHSIVDE; via the coding sequence ATGCGTGCTGGCCTGATGAATAATTTCAGCCAAGCCAGGCATACAGGTGTTATCACTTTGCTACTAGTTGGCTTCACAATTGCCTATCCTGCCATTGTCTATCTCAACCTTGAATCTGTGCGCCCACAATGGTTTGCCATCATTTTATTGAGTGTTTTGGCATTGCGCCTGGTCTTTGTTGGGAAGATAAAAAGCCGTACCGACTCGATCGCAACAGCATTCGCCGGAACATTTTGTGTGGCCATAATATTGTTTGACAGTGTGGTGCTGTTGAAATTCTATCCGGTTATGATGAATGCGGGAATGGGACTGATGTTTCTCCTGTCTCTTAAAGATCAACAAACCCTGATCGAAAAGTTTGCACGCGCCAGTGGCAGCACTGTGCCAGAACAGGCGCGGGATTACCTACGCGCTCTAAGTATGGTGTGGGGCGTATTGTTACTTGGAAATGGCGCTGTTGCTGCCTACACAGCTTTGTTTGCCAGTTTGTCGACATGGGCTTTATATAACGGCATTATTTCCTATCTGCTGCTGGCAGGTTTCGCCTTAATGGAATTGAGCTATCGCGGCTATTACAAAAAGAGACATAGTATCGTCGATGAATAA